A DNA window from Motacilla alba alba isolate MOTALB_02 chromosome 28, Motacilla_alba_V1.0_pri, whole genome shotgun sequence contains the following coding sequences:
- the LOC119712355 gene encoding collagen alpha-1(I) chain-like, with product MLRRCRRDSMCEERIIGTGRAAAAGAAGRAPQPRESGGAGAGSAARSRERGAGSPRMRSAGVYWLRYRSDGTAGNLGERRPGCGRAAGEVPAFPGRAGSPESAKSRWPRLRPRPPASPEPAAPGPLRDPGARPPGNPNSAARPAPRGAAGFCLGKLLRAFRRAASSSSSSSSFSSSSSSSSSAAAPSAPCPLPPALRTGDTGGHGGTPGDTGTPRNPPGHSVVTPPLTPRSPPAHPRSPRPSPVSPGVSPRCAKPRSPPLSPWPVPPGAPRCRSPAVAAAGPCGRAGPGPCHNKSPRPPFLRPGHRNGTGAAPALGPASAPGCAARDRDRRWHPHRDGDRDGISTGTGIGTGMGTGTGDGTGMGISTRNGIGTGMGISTGNGIGTGMGTGTGIGTGTGIGTGMRCPGGISGIPGVRGGSLAPAHPSGTPCPSLTAFGAPNFREQESEG from the exons atGCTCCGCCGGTGCCGCCGCGACTCCATGTGTGAGGAGCGCATTATCGGCACCGGGagagcggcggccgcgggagcCGCCGGCAGAGCCCCGCAGCCGCGGgagagcggcggggccggcgcggggaGCGCGGCGCGGAGCCGGGAGCGCGGGGCGGGCTCGCCGCGGATGCG TTCTGCCGGCGTTTATTGGCTCCGGTACCGGAGCGACGGCACCGCCGGGAATTTGGGAGAACGGAGGCCGGGATGCGGGAGAGCTGCCGGGGAAGTTCCGGCGTTTCCCGGCCGTGCGGGCAGCCCGGAAAGTGCAAAGTCCCGCTGGCcgcggctccggccccggccgcccgcGAGCCCCGAGCCCGCGGCACCGGGGCCGCTCCGGGATCCCGGGGCTCGGCCCCCCGGGAACCCCAActccgccgcccgcccggcgcccCGGGGCGCCGCCGGCTTTTGTTTGGGAAAGTTGCTGCGGGCTTTCCGCCGGGctgcttcctcttcctcctcttcctcctccttctcctcctcctcctcctcttcctcctccgccgccgccccgaGCGCTCCGTGCCCGCTGCCCCCCGCGCTCCGCaccggggacacggggggacacggggggacaccaggggacacggggacccCCCGAAACCCCCCCGGTCACTCCGTGGTCACCCCCCCGCTCACCCCCCGCTCACCCCCCGCTCACCCCCGGTCACCGCGACcctccccggtgtccccggggGTCAGTCCCCGCTGTGCGAAGCCGCGATCccccccgctgtccccgtgGCCGGtgccccccggtgccccccggtGCCGGAGCCCCGCGGTggccgcggccgggccgtgcggccgggccgggccggggccgtgTCACAATAAGAGTCCCCGGCCGCCCTTCCTGCGCCCCGGGCACCGGAACGGCACCGGCGCGGCACCGGCTTTGGGACCGGCATCAGCCCCGGGATGCGCTGCCCGGGATCGGGATCGGCGCTGGCATCCGCACCGGGATGGGGACCGGGATGGGATCAGCACCGGCACCGGGATTGGCACCGGGATGGGGACTGGCACCGGGGATGGCACCGGGATGGGAATCAGCACCAGGAACGGGATTGGCACCGGGATGGGAATCAGCACCGGGAACGGGATTGGCACCGGGATGGGAACCGGGACCGGGATTGGCACCGGGACCGGGATTGGCACCGGGATGCGCTGCCCCGGGGGGATCTCGGGCATCCCGGGGGTCCGGGGGG GATCCTTGGCTCCGGCTCATCCCAGCGGGACCCCATGTCCTTCCCTGACAG CCTTTGGAGCTCCAAACTTCCGGGAGCAGGAATCTGAAGGATGA